The Humulus lupulus chromosome 3, drHumLupu1.1, whole genome shotgun sequence genome window below encodes:
- the LOC133822738 gene encoding uncharacterized protein LOC133822738 isoform X1, with product MERMAAAAYATTSFVFASWHEVFVSTDKGKREVHYYLKRSDGTSDLAVIGKEKSLRHMSYHYAMRNRSPFLASLAKLKSRKEVIDWLNSVVSDSSTKKSSHLDVGTLDCRNACKLDVEACKDMQLRKVGHCANDFQWLGSPWSSRKKRKHYQSFLRNSVRISVHDFVYVLAEEDKRLVAYLEDMYEESRGNKMVVVRWYHKIDEVGIILPHNYNDREIFFSLCLQDLNIECIDGLATVLSPLHYEKFLNEARHTQLEPFVCRKQFENDDVKPFDITQVKGYWKQDILRYMYSVSSKDNEVSQQSNDLLEENTYAVGVRPRKRQCTEKRELYGAVCVDSQNLNKTVIDLKCGNETCGMVGGRSVSNLPKKVTKDNSSQFYEVGSNVEVLSQDSGIRGCWFRASIIKKHKDKVKVRYLDIQDAADEANKLEEWVLASKVAFPDHLDLRMSGRVVVRPASPSNKSRVSWAVDVGTVVDVWRHDGWWEGIVVQVSDDGIHVFFPAEKQDSVFSRDELRHSQEWLGKQWIQMKERPDLVPVICSSLQTKRVTQMSIHVDSAQGTNHENKPSTEDENQCKDSYSGSESDKDDKKDKELNMVLDLSKDNVFSQLKWKSSKKRRRVSGSSSHKLQQFNAIGTDGAGVLLTRTRERYVISTSLKRDHENCKYVGDSLFNSSVVPHLTSLVMSR from the exons ATGGAGAGGATGGCAGCGGCGGCGTATGCCACGACGTCGTTTGTGTTCGCGAGTTGGCACGAGGTGTTCGTTTCGACGGATAAAGGGAAGAGGGAGGTCCATTATTACCTGAAGCGAAGCGATGGGACCTCAGATCTGGCTGTGATAGGGAAAGAGAAGAGCCTGAGGCACATGTCGTATCACTACGCTATGAGGAATCGTTCGCCTTTCTTGGCCTCTCTTGCCAAACTAAAGTCTCGGAAAGAGGTCATTGATTGGCTTAATTCCGTTGTTTCAG ATTCCTCAACGAAAAAATCATCTCATCTAGATGTCGGAACATTGGACTGTAGAAATGCATGCAAGTTGGATGTTGAAGCTTGTAAG GATATGCAATTACGGAAGGTGGGCCATTGTGCTAATGATTTTCAATGGTTGGGTTCACCATGGTCAAGCAGAAAAAAGCGGAAGCATTATCAGTCTTTTCTGCGTAACAGTGTTAGAATATCT GTTCATGACTTTGTTTATGTTTTAGCAGAGGAGGATAAACGCCTTGTTGCTTACTTGGAAGATATGTATGAAGAATCTAGAGGCAACAAGATGGTTGTGGTACGTTGGTATCACAAAATTGATGAGGTTGGTATCATTTTGCCTCACAATTATAATGACAGAGAGATCTTCTTCTCTCTTTGTCTTCAAGATCTAAATATTGAGTGCATAGATGGATTAGCTACTGTTCTTAGTCCCCTTCATTATGAGAAGTTCCTGAATGAGGCAAGACACACACAATTGGAACCATTTGTTTGCCGCaaacaatttgaaaatgatgatgttaAGCCTTTTGACATAACTCAAGTTAAAGGTTATTGGAAACAGGACATACTCAGATACATGTATTCAGTTTCCTCGAAGGACAATGAGGTTTCTCAACAATCTAATGATCTTTTGGAAGAAAACACTTATGCTGTTGGTGTCAGACCTAGAAAGAGGCAATGCACTGAGAAAAGAGAGCTATATGGTGCTGTATGTGTTGATTCACAGAATTTAAATAAAACTGTGATCGATCTCAAATGTGGAAATGAAACATGTGGTATGGTTGGCGGAAGATCTGTTTCAAATTTGCCTAAGAAAGTTACCAAGGATAACTCTTCACAGTTTTATGAAGTAGGTTCCAATGTTGAAGTGCTCTCACAAGATAGTGGTATCAGGGGATGTTGGTTTAGAGCTTCTATTATCAAGAAACACAAAGATAAAGTGAAGGTGCGATATCTGGATATCCAAGATGCTGCTGATGAGGCTAATAAGCTTGAG GAATGGGTGTTGGCTTCTAAGGTTGCTTTTCCTGATCATTTGGATCTTCGAATGAGTGGAAGGGTGGTTGTTCGCCCTGCTTCGCCGTCCAATAAAAGCCGGGTTTCATGGGCAGTTGATGTTGGGACTGTTGTGGATGTGTGGCGGCATGATGGTTGGTGGGAAGGCATCGTGGTCCAGGTGTCTGATGATGGAATTCATGTATTTTTTCCAG CTGAAAAACAGGACTCTGTCTTTAGCCGTGATGAATTGAGACATTCTCAAGAATGGTTAGGGAAACAGTGGATTCAGATGAAGGAAAGGCCAGATCTTGTGCCTGTCATATGTTCGAGCTTACAAACAAAGAGAGTCACACAAATGTCTATTCATGTTGATTCTGCACAAGGTACGAACCACGAAAACAAACCGTCTACAGAAGATGAAAATCAGTGCAAGGATTCATATTCTGGTTCTGAAAGTGACAAGGATGATAAGAAGGATAAAGAGCTTAATATGGTTTTAGATCTCTCGAAGGATAACGTGTTTTCCCAATTGAAGTGGAAGTCTTCAAAGAAAAGACGTCGTGTTAGTGGCAGTTCTTCCCATAAATTGCAGCAATTTAATGCTATTGGGACGGATGGTGCTGGTGTGTTGCTGACTCGCACTCGTGAAAGATATGTGATTTCCACTTCGTTGAAGCGTGATCATGAGAACTGTAAGTACGTGGGAGATTCTCTCTTCAATTCCTCTGTTGTCCCACATCTTACTAGTTTGGTTATGTCTAGGTGA
- the LOC133822738 gene encoding uncharacterized protein LOC133822738 isoform X2, with protein sequence MPSKFLDSSTKKSSHLDVGTLDCRNACKLDVEACKDMQLRKVGHCANDFQWLGSPWSSRKKRKHYQSFLRNSVRISVHDFVYVLAEEDKRLVAYLEDMYEESRGNKMVVVRWYHKIDEVGIILPHNYNDREIFFSLCLQDLNIECIDGLATVLSPLHYEKFLNEARHTQLEPFVCRKQFENDDVKPFDITQVKGYWKQDILRYMYSVSSKDNEVSQQSNDLLEENTYAVGVRPRKRQCTEKRELYGAVCVDSQNLNKTVIDLKCGNETCGMVGGRSVSNLPKKVTKDNSSQFYEVGSNVEVLSQDSGIRGCWFRASIIKKHKDKVKVRYLDIQDAADEANKLEEWVLASKVAFPDHLDLRMSGRVVVRPASPSNKSRVSWAVDVGTVVDVWRHDGWWEGIVVQVSDDGIHVFFPAEKQDSVFSRDELRHSQEWLGKQWIQMKERPDLVPVICSSLQTKRVTQMSIHVDSAQGTNHENKPSTEDENQCKDSYSGSESDKDDKKDKELNMVLDLSKDNVFSQLKWKSSKKRRRVSGSSSHKLQQFNAIGTDGAGVLLTRTRERYVISTSLKRDHENCKYVGDSLFNSSVVPHLTSLVMSR encoded by the exons ATGCCCTCAAAATTTCTAG ATTCCTCAACGAAAAAATCATCTCATCTAGATGTCGGAACATTGGACTGTAGAAATGCATGCAAGTTGGATGTTGAAGCTTGTAAG GATATGCAATTACGGAAGGTGGGCCATTGTGCTAATGATTTTCAATGGTTGGGTTCACCATGGTCAAGCAGAAAAAAGCGGAAGCATTATCAGTCTTTTCTGCGTAACAGTGTTAGAATATCT GTTCATGACTTTGTTTATGTTTTAGCAGAGGAGGATAAACGCCTTGTTGCTTACTTGGAAGATATGTATGAAGAATCTAGAGGCAACAAGATGGTTGTGGTACGTTGGTATCACAAAATTGATGAGGTTGGTATCATTTTGCCTCACAATTATAATGACAGAGAGATCTTCTTCTCTCTTTGTCTTCAAGATCTAAATATTGAGTGCATAGATGGATTAGCTACTGTTCTTAGTCCCCTTCATTATGAGAAGTTCCTGAATGAGGCAAGACACACACAATTGGAACCATTTGTTTGCCGCaaacaatttgaaaatgatgatgttaAGCCTTTTGACATAACTCAAGTTAAAGGTTATTGGAAACAGGACATACTCAGATACATGTATTCAGTTTCCTCGAAGGACAATGAGGTTTCTCAACAATCTAATGATCTTTTGGAAGAAAACACTTATGCTGTTGGTGTCAGACCTAGAAAGAGGCAATGCACTGAGAAAAGAGAGCTATATGGTGCTGTATGTGTTGATTCACAGAATTTAAATAAAACTGTGATCGATCTCAAATGTGGAAATGAAACATGTGGTATGGTTGGCGGAAGATCTGTTTCAAATTTGCCTAAGAAAGTTACCAAGGATAACTCTTCACAGTTTTATGAAGTAGGTTCCAATGTTGAAGTGCTCTCACAAGATAGTGGTATCAGGGGATGTTGGTTTAGAGCTTCTATTATCAAGAAACACAAAGATAAAGTGAAGGTGCGATATCTGGATATCCAAGATGCTGCTGATGAGGCTAATAAGCTTGAG GAATGGGTGTTGGCTTCTAAGGTTGCTTTTCCTGATCATTTGGATCTTCGAATGAGTGGAAGGGTGGTTGTTCGCCCTGCTTCGCCGTCCAATAAAAGCCGGGTTTCATGGGCAGTTGATGTTGGGACTGTTGTGGATGTGTGGCGGCATGATGGTTGGTGGGAAGGCATCGTGGTCCAGGTGTCTGATGATGGAATTCATGTATTTTTTCCAG CTGAAAAACAGGACTCTGTCTTTAGCCGTGATGAATTGAGACATTCTCAAGAATGGTTAGGGAAACAGTGGATTCAGATGAAGGAAAGGCCAGATCTTGTGCCTGTCATATGTTCGAGCTTACAAACAAAGAGAGTCACACAAATGTCTATTCATGTTGATTCTGCACAAGGTACGAACCACGAAAACAAACCGTCTACAGAAGATGAAAATCAGTGCAAGGATTCATATTCTGGTTCTGAAAGTGACAAGGATGATAAGAAGGATAAAGAGCTTAATATGGTTTTAGATCTCTCGAAGGATAACGTGTTTTCCCAATTGAAGTGGAAGTCTTCAAAGAAAAGACGTCGTGTTAGTGGCAGTTCTTCCCATAAATTGCAGCAATTTAATGCTATTGGGACGGATGGTGCTGGTGTGTTGCTGACTCGCACTCGTGAAAGATATGTGATTTCCACTTCGTTGAAGCGTGATCATGAGAACTGTAAGTACGTGGGAGATTCTCTCTTCAATTCCTCTGTTGTCCCACATCTTACTAGTTTGGTTATGTCTAGGTGA
- the LOC133822739 gene encoding uncharacterized protein LOC133822739: MAFFDDRPKKKKLPPVLGITKKSSERLLVHGTSLASVESLSLPLVQEIVLSADIGCSECQKRIAEIMSRMSETESVVVNVLDKKVTLTCRYPMNVAKLPGRQVPAIQKNSLNKMALLRWIFRPSGG, from the exons ATGGCTTTCTTTGATGATCGGCCTAAGAAGAAGAAGCTCCCACCAGTACTTGGTATCACAAAAAAGTCATCTGAGAGATTGTTGGTTCATGGAACCAGTCTTGCTTCTGTTGAATCTCTCTCCTTGCCTCTT GTTCAGGAAATTGTTCTCTCTGCCGATATTGGTTGCAGTGAGTGTCAGAAGAGAATTGCTGAGATAATGTCAAGAATGAGTG AGACAGAGTCTGTAGTGGTGAATGTATTGGACAAGAAGGTTACACTCACTTGTAGATATCCCATGAATGTTGCCAAACTACCAGGTCGCCAAGTCCCTGCCATACAAAAAAACTCTTTGAACAAAATGGCATTGCTCAGATGGATTTTCAGGCCTTCCGGCGGTTGA
- the LOC133822740 gene encoding uncharacterized protein LOC133822740 has product MTKYCCMVMRLNIDCNACCRRARRAILNMKEVESHLIEKEHYRIIVCGRFRPADVAIKLRKKMNRRVEILEIQELERSNEEMEQRPMIAA; this is encoded by the exons ATGACAAAG TATTGTTGCATGGTGATGAGGTTGAATATTGACTGCAACGCATGTTGCAGGAGAGCTAGAAGAGCCATTCTAAACATGAAAG aAGTAGAGTCACATCTGATTGAGAAGGAGCACTACAGAATAATTGTTTGTGGAAGATTTCGACCAGCAGATGTGGCTATAAAGCTGAGAAAAAAGATGAATCGTAGGGTTGAAATTCTTGAAATCCAAGAGCTTGAACGCTCTAATGAAGAAATGGAGCAAAGGCCAATGATAGCAGCCTAA
- the LOC133822741 gene encoding uncharacterized protein LOC133822741, with amino-acid sequence MASEAQGSQKHRRSSSDDEEKSLKRHKHRHHHRSHHRHRHSSRKRGEETKSAADGNGIPPTPPVVIENSRPDEDVEEGEILDEEGGLTGAVDGVAEKRAESDVESGEIEAVGDRDQSDKRNLGQDNDNDSPYSEASMLVKETMGSSARNSRSSKDQAVDKLDPMLWGKADETHQSEASLRRNLTIDPRDDPRDELVFRVKSGNGVNGTLNSRSHREENRRGRESGSPLKKSDEKKVFYDGGNMGVDRKSKTLMHSSSHDSCRDDIYRRGRSRSYDRGRERSRSRSVMEEDALPKRRHSHTDKSDIAYTHNGERTGRGHDFKDLEKDDDREQSIGYSSRHVGVDDRRHSRERKTREGSREREVERDWTREKERARSRDREIDRDRRREKERERSRDWDLERDRRRERGRDRSRERDMERDRKREKERDRSRIVDRSRDSDRERDRYTDRVMERNQERRDDGNRDKGRDKERDKYESLEDIYGERDRYRHSRSSRHDEKDYVKDKAEKNDSEMANSLKNGSSVVGKNSFKRDEDGQDDYEDGPTLQLAEEEEDLNRIKEESRRRRQAILEKYKIQPVQQQTELKAESDVEKDKEPADHPGPSTALSNIRQDSVDGSANGTDIFGAEPSFTVGKSPPNGVATSCGNFVDGGLGEGSPKSERSEGMFCDDIFGETPTGIRKTGKGGVRVERSGLHDNWDDAEGYYSYRFGELLDGRYEITAAHGKGVFSTVVRAKNVKASNGEPEEVAIKIIRSNDTMYKAGMTELVILKKLVGQDPDNKRHCVRFLSNFKYRNHLCLVFESLHMNLREVLKKFGRNIGLKLTAVRAYAKQLFIALKHLKNCGVLHCDIKPDNMLVNEAKNVLKLCDFGNAMFAGKNEITPYLVSRFYRAPEIILGLPYDHPLDIWSVGCCLYELYTGKVLFPGATNNDMLRLHMELKGPFPKKMLRKGGFTDQHFDQDLNFHATEEDPVTKKTINRLILNIKPKDIGSIILGSPGEDPKMLADFKDLLDKMFVLDPDKRLTVSQALSHPFITGK; translated from the exons ATGGCTAGCGAAGCCCAGGGCTCGCAAAAGCACCGTCGTTCGTCCTCCGACGACGAGGAGAAGTCTTTGAAGCGTCACAAGCATCGCCACCATCACCGCAGCCACCACCGCCATCGCCACAGCAGCCGAAAGCGCGGAGAGGAGACAAAATCAGCCGCCGATGGTAATGGAATTCCTCCTACTCCTCCCGTTGTGATTGAGAATTCTCGACCCGATGAAGATGTGGAAGAAGGGGAAATTCTTGACGAGGAGGGAGGTCTCACTGGCGCTGTTGATGGAGTTGCGGAGAAGAGAGCGGAGTCTGATGTTGAGTCTGGTGAAATTGAAGCCGTTGGAGATCGCGATCAATCGGATAAACGAAATCTG GGTCAAGATAATGACAATGACTCTCCGTATTCTGAAGCAAGTATGCTAGTAAAAGAGACTATGGGGAGCAGTGCTAGAAATTCTAGATCATCGAAGGATCAGGCTGTTGACAAGTTGGATCCTATGTTATGGGGAAAAGCAGATGAAACTCATCAAAGTGAGGCTAGTTTGCGTAGAAATTTGACTATTGACCCTCGTGATGATCCTAGAGATGAATTAGTTTTCAGAGTTAAGTCAGGCAATGGTGTAAATGGGACATTGAACTCTCGATCTCACAGAGAGGAAAATAGACGGGGCAGAGAATCTGGGTCCCCTTTAAAAAAGAGTGATGAGAAAAAAGTTTTCTATGATGGTGGAAATATGGGGGTTGACCGTAAGAGCAAGACCTTGATGCATTCATCTTCGCATGATAGCTGCCGTGATGATATATATCGTAGAGGAAGATCAAGGTCATATGACCGTGGAAGAGAGAGGTCTCGTTCCCGTAGTGTCATGGAAGAGGATGCCCTCCCCAAAAGGAGACACAGCCACACTGATAAAAGTGACATTGCATACACCCATAATGGTGAGAGGACAGGTCGAGGTCATGATTTTAAAGATCTGGAGAAAGATGATGACAGGGAACAAAGTATAGGTTATAGTAGCAGACATGTTGGAGTGGATGACAGACGTCACAGCCGAGAGAGGAAGACTAGAGAGGGGAGTAGGGAGAGGGAGGTAGAAAGAGATTGGACAAGGGAAAAAGAAAGGGCAAGGAGCAGAGACAGAGAGATAGACAGGGATCGAAGAAGAGAGAAAGAACGAGAAAGAAGTAGAGACTGGGATTTGGAAAGGGATAGGAGAAGGGAAAGGGGAAGAGATAGAAGTAGAGAAAGAGACATGGAGAGGGACAGgaaaagagagaaggagagagataGGAGCAGAATTGTTGATAGAAGTAGAGATAGTGATAGGGAAAGAGACAGGTACACTGATAGGGTTATGGAGCGGAATCAGGAGAGGCGCGATGATGGGAATAGAGATAAGGGCAGGGACAAGGAGAGGGACAAATATGAAAGTCTTGAAGACATTTATGGTGAACGGGATAGGTACAGACATTCCAGGAGCTCTAGACATGATGAAAAGGATTATGTAAAAGACAAAGCAGAAAAAAATGATTCAGAAATGGCTAACAGTTTAAAAAATGGCTCTTCAGTGGTGGGTAAGAACTCGTTTAAGAG AGATGAAGATGGACAAGACGATTATGAAGATGGGCCCACACTGCAACTTGCTGAAGAAGAGGAAGATCTCAACAGAATTAAGGAGGAGAGTCGAAGACGAAGGCAAGCAATCTTAGAAAAGTACAAGATTCAGCCTGTACAGCAACAAACTGAGTTAAAGGCTGAATCAGATGTGGAGAAAG ATAAAGAGCCTGCAGATCATCCAGGTCCATCAACAGCCCTTTCCAACATTCGTCAAGATAGTGTGGATGGTAGTGCCAATGGCACTGATATCTTTGGTGCTGAGCCATCATTTACTGTGGGGAAATCACCTCCCAATGGAGTTGCTACTTCTTGTGGCAATTTTGTTGATGGAGGACTTGGAGAGGGTTCTCCAAAG AGTGAGAGATCAGAAGGAATGTTTTGTGATGATATTTTTGGCGAGACACCAACTGGAATTCGAAAAACT GGCAAAGGTGGTGTGCGGGTTGAAAGGAGTGGTCTTCATGATAATTGGGATGATGCCGAGGGTTACTACA GCTACAGATTTGGAGAATTACTTGATGGTAGATATGAGATTACTGCAGCCCATGGCAAAGGTGTGTTTTCAACCGTAGTTAGAGCAAAGAATGTCAAAGCTAGTAATGGTGAACCAGAAGAAGTGGCAATAAAAATAATACGCAGTAATGATACCAT GTACAAGGCTGGTATGACTGAGCTGGTCATATTAAAGAAATTAGTTGGTCAAGATCCAGATAACAAGCGTCACTGTGTTCGTTTTTTATCAAATTTCAAGTACCGGAATCATCTTTGTCTAGTTTTTGAATCCCTTCATATGAATCTGCGTGAGGTTTTAAAGAAGTTTGGACGCAATATTGGTCTTAAGCTGACTGCTGTTAGAGCCTATGCCAAGCAACTTTTTATTGCGCTGAAGCATCTAAAAAATTGTGGTGTTCTTCATTGTGATATCAAGCCTGACAATATGCTG GTAAATGAAGCAAAAAATGTGCTGAAACTTTGTGATTTTGGTAATGCTATGTTTGCTGGCAAAAATGAAATCACACCTTACCTTGTTAGCCGCTTTTATCGTGCTCCTGAAATAA TTCTTGGGTTGCCTTATGATCATCCACTGGATATATGGTCTGTAGGTTGCTGTTTATACGAGCTTTATACAGGAAAAGTTCTTTTTCCAGGTGCTACAAATAATGACATGTTGCGACTTCACATGGAATTGAAAGGCCCTTTTCCAAAAAAGATGCTACGGAAG ggAGGTTTTACTGATCAACATTTTGATCAAGATTTGAACTTTCATGCTACAGAAGAGGATCCTGTTACAAAAAAG ACTATCAACCGATTGATTCTCAACATAAAGCCAAAAGATATTGGGTCAATTATTTTGGGTTCTCCTGGTGAGGATCCAAAGATGTTGGCTGACTTTAAAGATCTTCTAGATAAAATGTTTGTTTTGGATCCAGATAAGAGGTTGACTGTATCACAGGCACTGAGCCATCCATTCATCACTGGCAAGTGA